The proteins below come from a single Tachysurus fulvidraco isolate hzauxx_2018 chromosome 13, HZAU_PFXX_2.0, whole genome shotgun sequence genomic window:
- the LOC125146163 gene encoding uncharacterized protein LOC125146163, with product MAQKRSSNSPSSEAKKIRIENDPTSLHDLCFGETSTFSSSLLQRDPYTALNPFLTDAINELNDSLRSTLRHDIQSPNPGLTDNLTATQTQLPHHDVFLELNRSLLTLQNSLNDQDLPVPLNPFLTDAINELNDSLRSTLRHDIQSPNPGLTDNLTATQTQLPHHDVFLELNQSLLTLQNSLNDQDQPVPLNPFLIEAVNQLNESLNLSNEQNVVNATTPVTYQEPASQQDLLHGLNQSLILLNDNIINLINQPVNVLQNPETDHEYIPEMVNDTSVDNASPPTGENVPSDHVDSAPPSVQNVPSDHVDSAPPSVQNVPSDHVDNASPPTGENVPSDHVDSAPPSVQNVPSDHVDNASPPTGENVPSDHVDNASPPTGENVPSDHVDSAPPSVQNVPSDHVDNASPPTGENVPSDHVDNASPPTGENVPSDHVDSAPPSVQNVPSDHVDNASPPTGENVPLDHVDNASPPPSVENNQIGHGVDSNIRIINRDNFNNTEIIRRVNFSSIANVNSFAEFYNYVLEILNSVIEVANEMISPKDYVTVEIRGVTLNVSSHIQLVNGAIDLQSFLTMLENTIQSNRDIFTDNSLELVVQIVRPPRGGIGCRRKVATIFNSEVVQKKMRHLYIFYNKDNMCFALCVTQLLNRDKSDFQNEKIAKQLQYAVGLTENTPVTFADVSKFEAHLQCKIVIVYKTSDKAAFSFFQTSKIPHEKTLYLFLHNHHYYGIKNITGFLGCGYVCHFCHSGFKDMRNHRCAYSCNVCCDVDCYKHPQNITKCPDCMRLCRSKYCFDSHKALRQSEGGEFSQCNRGFYCSKCNRVYRDPFGLERHVCPESLCQFCGEKLDTDCEHRCFIQPLKREKSNERYIFYDFETRQETGTHIANFLCCINYRGQTWVFSGDTCVAAFFRHFRCRRFRGYTFIAHNARGFDSYLLLNHLVKEGITPKIIAQGGKILCFTDTDFNQKYIDSLSFLPMKLSNLPKAMGFSEKKKGYFPHFWNTLENQNYVGPYPEPRFYGVDDMMSKDREDFFKWYATVSDKVFDFKKEMTEYCVNDVDILRKGCIAFRNEIQKSTTVDPFNSVTIASVCLKIFRTMFLEKNVLAIPPLDNYINRQKSYSTPAIQWLEYISATHNLPIQHALNEGEVRFGSYFVDGYCEVGQTRKVFEFLGCFYHGCEKCFPSSAPHPLNRKVSFGDVRVKSLEKIKYLQDTHSLHVTTLWEHEWCEMKENDVRVINFLKEFDFPKRLIPRDALYGGRTNALQLHYVAQPGERIDYYDFTSLYPYVNKSKTYPIGHPTIIFRDFEPLDNYFGIVRAKVLPPRGLWAPVLPYRVNNKLLFPLCRTCSEQQLKHCDHSDQARALTGTWASVELAKAVEKGYQILKLFEVWHFPERSKNLFTDYIKMFLKTKQESSGYPSWVVDESTKREYIKNYECNEGIELQENNINVNPAKRSVAKLALNSLWGKMCQRPDRSNTTLIRDPAEFLKFIFSGIYNVSHFSFLSDEVALVQWRYVNDMMVNPGNANVFIGIFTTAYARLELYNLMDRLNRRCLYTDTDSVIFKSKEGDWMPPLSDYLGGLTSELDDGDQIVEFVSAGPKTYGYKTKKGKTTMKAKGFTQNYNNSKVINLKSLTDLVIDHVKFPDKPCQLITSHNQITRDKKGFHLRNQTQVKTFRVVYDKRVLFPDFTTLPYGY from the coding sequence atggctCAGAAGCGTTCGAGTAATTCTCCCTCTTCAGAagctaaaaaaattagaattgaaaATGACCCTACATCATTACATGATCTCTGCTTTGGTGAAACTTCGACTTTTTCAAGTAGTCTGTTACAACGTGATCCGTACACAGCCCTGAATCCTTTTTTAACCGATGCAATCAATGAGTTGAATGATAGTTTACGATCGACACTTAGACACGATATTCAGAGCCCCAATCCGGGGTTGACCGATAATTTAACagcgacacaaacacagctgcctCATCATGACGTGTTCTTAGAATTGAATCGGAGTCTGTTAACGTTGCAGAATAGTCTAAATGATCAAGATCTACCTGTGCCGTTAAATCCATTTTTAACCGATGCAATCAATGAGTTGAATGATAGTTTACGATCGACACTTAGACACGATATTCAGAGCCCCAATCCGGGGTTGACCGATAATTTAACagcgacacaaacacagctgcctCATCATGACGTGTTCTTAGAATTGAATCAGAGTCTGTTAACGTTGCAGAATAGTCTAAATGATCAAGATCAACCTGTGCCGTTAAATCCCTTTTTGATAGAAGCTGTAAACCAATTGAACGAAAGTCTTAACTTATCTAACGAACAAAATGTCGTTAATGCAACAACTCCAGTAACCTATCAAGAACCTGCATCTCAACAAGATTTGCTTCATGGTCTTAATCAAAgtcttattttgttaaatgacaATATCATTAACTTAATCAACCAACCTGTTAATGTTCTGCAAAATCCCGAAACTGATCATGAGTACATTCCTGAAATGGTAAATGATACATCAGTAGACAATGCGTCGCCGCCCActggtgaaaatgtaccctcagatcacgtagacagTGCGCCACCTTCAGTTcaaaatgtaccctcagatcacgtagacagTGCGCCACCTTCAGTTcaaaatgtaccctcagatcacgtagacaatgcgtcgccgcctacgggtgaaaatgtaccctcagatcacgtagacagTGCGCCACCTTCAGTTcaaaatgtaccctcagatcacgtagacaatgcgtcgccgcctacgggtgaaaatgtaccctcagatcatGTAGACAATGCGTCACCGCCCActggtgaaaatgtaccctcagatcacgtagacagTGCGCCACCTTCAGTTcaaaatgtaccctcagatcacgtagacaatgcgtcgccgcctacgggtgaaaatgtaccctcagatcatGTAGACAATGCGTCACCGCCCActggtgaaaatgtaccctcagatcacgtagacagTGCGCCACCTTCAGTTcaaaatgtaccctcagatcacgtagacaatgcgtcgccgcctacgggtgaaaatgtacccttagatcacgtagacaaCGCATCGCCGCCACCTTCTGTTGAAAACAATCAAATAGGTCATGGTGTAGATAGTAATATTAGGATAATTAATCGTGACAACTTCAATAACACAGAGATCATAAGAAGAGTGAATTTTTCTTCTATCGCTAACGTCAACAgttttgctgaattttataattatgttttagaGATTTTAAACAGCGTGATAGAAGTTGCGAATGAAATGATTTCACCTAAGGATTATGTCACCGTTGAAATTAGAGGCGTTACACTCAATGTGTCATCTCACATTCAACTAGTCAATGGAGCCATCGATTTACAGTCTTTTTTGACCATGCTCGAAAATACCATTCAAAGTAATCGTGACATATTTACGGATAATTCGCTTGAACTGGTAGTACAGATAGTTCGACCACCTCGCGGTGGTATAGGTTGTAGACGGAAAGTTGCTACAATATTCAATTCAGAAGTTGTACAGAAGAAGATGCGacacttgtatattttttacaataaagacaACATGTGTTTTGCATTATGCGTTACACAGCTTTTAAATCGTGATAAAAGcgattttcaaaatgaaaaaattgcTAAACAGCTCCAATACGCTGTAGGTTTAACTGAAAACACACCCGTCACCTTTGCCGATGTGAGTAAATTTGAGGcacatttacagtgtaaaattgtaattgtgtaCAAAACTAGCGATAAAGCcgcattctctttctttcaaaccAGCAAGATACCGCATGAAAAAACGTTGTACTTGTTTTTGCATAACCATCATTATTACGGTATTAAAAACATCACAGGATTTTTGGGATGTGGTTatgtctgtcatttctgtcactcGGGGTTTAAGGATATGCGGAACCATAGATGTGCATATAGTTGTAACGTTTGTTGTGATGTAGACTGCTACAAACACcctcaaaacataacaaaatgccCGGATTGTATGAGGTTGTGTAGATCAAAATATTGTTTCGATAGTCACAAAGCGTTGCGCCAGTCAGAAGGAGGTGAATTTTCTCAGTGCAATAGAGGATTCTACTGCAGCAAGTGTAATAGGGTGTACCGCGACCCATTTGGTCTTGAACGTCACGTTTGCCCTGAGAGTTTGTGTCAGTTCTGTGGTGAAAAACTtgatacagattgtgaacacaGGTGTTTTATACAGCCTTTAAAGAGGGAAAAGTCTAATGAGAGATACATCTTTTATGACTTTGAAACTAGACAGGAAACGGGTACTCATATAGCTAATTTCTTATGCTGTATTAATTACCGTGGTCAGACATGGGTGTTTTCAGGTGACACATGCGTCGCAGCGTTTTTCAGACATTTCCGCTGTAGGAGATTCAGAGGTTATACCTTTATCGCGCATAATGCTAGAGGGTTTGATTCATACCTTTTGCTAAACCATTTAGTGAAAGAAGGAATCACGCCCAAGATTATTGCACAAGGCGGAAAGATACTGTGTTTCACCGATACCGATTTCAACCAGAAATACATCGATAGCCTGTCTTTCTTACCCATGAAGCTTAGCAATCTTCCTAAGGCCATGGGgttctcagaaaaaaagaaaggttattttcctcatttctgGAACACGTTAGAAAATCAAAACTATGTAGGACCGTACCCCGAACCTCGGTTTTATGGTGTGGATGACATGATGTCTAAAGACAGGGAGGATTTTTTCAAGTGGTATGCGACGGTGTCTGACAAAGTTTTTGATTTCAAGAAAGAGATGACTGAATACTGTGTAAATGACGTAGACATTTTGAGAAAAGGTTGTATAGCtttcagaaatgaaattcaaaaaAGTACAACGGTGGATCCTTTTAATTCCGTTACGATAGCTTCCGTTTgtcttaaaatatttagaacaaTGTTTCTCGAAAAAAACGTTCTCGCCATTCCACCTCTCGATAATTACATCAACAGACAGAAATCTTACTCAACACCTGCCATTCAGTGGCTCGAATACATTTCCGCCACACATAACCTACCTATTCAACATGCTCTGAACGAAGGTGAAGTCAGGTTCGGTTCATATTTCGTTGACGGATATTGTGAAGTAGGTCAGACGCGTAAGGTTTTTGAGTTTCTCGGTTGTTTTTATCACGGCTGTGAAAAGTGCTTTCCCTCATCAGCACCGCATCCTCTTAACCGCAAAGTTAGCTTTGGTGATGTCAGGGTTAAGTCGTTGGAAAAGATAAAGTATTtgcaagacacacacagtttgcaTGTCACAACGCTCTGGGAGCACGAGTGGTGTGAAATGAAGGAAAACGACGTGAGAGTGATAAACTTTCTAAAAGAGTTTGACTTCCCCAAACGTTTAATCCCTCGAGATGCCCTTTACGGCGGTCGAACAAACGCTTTGCAGTTACACTATGTAGCACAACCCGGTGAGAGAATAGATTATTACGATTTCACGTCGCTTTACCCGTATGTAAACAAGTCGAAAACATACCCTATCGGTCACCCCACAATCATTTTTCGTGACTTTGAACCTCTGGATAATTATTTCGGTATAGTTCGAGCAAAAGTGTTACCGCCTAGAGGTCTGTGGGCCCCAGTTCTTCCGTACCGTGTAAATAACAAACTCCTTTTCCCTCTGTGCAGAACATGCAGCGAGCAACAACTAAAACATTGCGATCATTCAGACCAGGCACGAGCTCTAACGGGTACGTGGGCCTCCGTCGAGTTAGCGAAAGCCGTCGAGAAAGGTTACCAAATATTAAAACTGTTTGAAGTCTGGCATTTTCCTGAAAGATCCAAAAACCTGTTTACCGactacattaaaatgtttctcaagACAAAGCAGGAAAGTTCAGGGTATCCATCCTGGGTAGTCGATGAATCCACAAAACGtgaatacattaaaaattaCGAGTGTAATGAGGGAATTGAATTGCAAGAAAATAACATTAACGTAAATCCTGCCAAACGGTCTGTGGCTAAACTAGCGTTGAATTCGTTGTGGGGCAAGATGTGCCAAAGACCGGACAGATCAAACACAACTCTGATCAGAGATCCTGCagaatttttaaaattcatattcTCGGGTATCTACAACGTTAGTcacttctcttttttgtctGATGAGGTTGCTCTTGTGCAGTGGCGTTATGTGAACGATATGATGGTTAACCCGGGGAATGCTAATGTGTTCATAGGTATTTTCACCACTGCATATGCTAGACTTGAACTGTACAATCTGATGGATCGTTTGAACCGCCGTTGTTTGTACACCGACACAGACAGcgtcatttttaaaagtaaagaagGGGATTGGATGCCGCCTTTGAGCGATTATTTGGGGGGTCTTACCAGCGAACTAGACGACGGTGATCAAATAGTAGAGTTTGTAAGTGCAGGTCCTAAAACCTACGGttacaaaactaaaaaaggaaaaacgaCAATGAAAGCTAAGGGCTTTACTCAAAATTACAACAATTCCAAAGTTATCAATTTGAAATCATTGACGGATCTCGTGATCGATCACGTGAAATTCCCTGATAAACCCTGTCAACTTATAACGTCGCACAATCAAATCACTCGAGATAAAAAGGGGTTTCATTTGAGAAACCAGACGCAAGTAAAAACATTCAGGGTTGTGTACGATAAACGTGTGTTATTTCCTGATTTCACAACTCTCCCTTACGGGTATTGA